In Aedes albopictus strain Foshan chromosome 3, AalbF5, whole genome shotgun sequence, the following are encoded in one genomic region:
- the LOC109416160 gene encoding large ribosomal subunit protein mL63: MRLTVINFFKKSVNGHIFRGKYRLVKRVTPRSVETLRREYEQTERNMALLMKPYLTLEQSSGHAKELNKKEQTINKWREQQLKMKPHVTISERLEHLNVKNVWD, encoded by the exons ATGCGATTAACCgtgataaatttcttcaagaagagcGTAAACGGTCACATCTTTCGCGGAAAGTACCGACTGGTCAAACGTGTAACTCCGCGCTCGGTGGAAACCTTACGGCGCGAGTACGAGCAAACCGAGCGTAACATGGCCCTGCTGATGAAGCCGTATCTTACGTTG GAACAATCATCAGGCCACGCCAAGGAACTGAATAAGAAGGAACAAACGATCAATAAGTGGCGAGAACAGCAGCTCAAGATGAAACCCCACGTGACGATTTCCGAGCGGTTGGAGCATCTGAATGTAAAGAACGTTTGGGATTAG
- the LOC115261190 gene encoding uncharacterized protein LOC115261190, which translates to MSSSESEDENIKRFLEAADTTLISDAMFQGISAKTQSEPKQDNIVQIASECPKSNRYLVDEENVFQSDVNVTESMKKFVGKKLSSIIEKNIDFVDIKGGKLHKHRNKSADSSGVKLLRDCDSYLKTVDAVEDVPPPQGNKHRKSIKKRMVEPDVSSEKEKLSQVVIEPGSIAALSKCWTNRPKTVVYEYKTVGSIKLLQEPSNEFTKAKRKNQWDESK; encoded by the exons ATGTCCAGTTCTGAATCGGAAGATGAGAACATCAAACGGTTCTTGGAGGCAGCCGATACGACTCTCATCAGCGATGCTATGTTCCAGGGAATTTCCGCTAAAACGCAGAGCGAGCCTAAACAAG ATAACATTGTACAAATCGCGAGTGAATGCCCCAAATCCAACCGTTACTTGGTGGACGAAGAAAACGTCTTTCAAAGCGATGTCAACGTAACGGAGTCGATGAAAAAGTTTGTCGGCAAAAAATTATCGTCAATAATTGAGAAAAACATTGATTTCGTTGATATAAAGGGTGGTAAGTTGCACAAACATAGAAACAAGTCGGCTGATTCCTCCGGAGTCAAACTTCTACGAGATTGTGATTCATATTTGAAAACCGTGGATGCCGTGGAAGATGTCCCTCCGCCACAGGGCAACAAACATAGGAAGTCAATAAAGAAACGTATGGTGGAACCGGATGTTTCTAGCGAGAAAGAAAAGCTTAGCCAGGTTGTTATCGAGCCAGGTTCCATTGCAGCTTTGAGCAAATGTTGGACCAACAGACCGAAGACCGTCGTCTATGAGTACAAAACTGTAGGTTCGATAAAGTTGTTGCAAGAACCTAGCAATGAGTTTACCAAAGCGAAGCGTAAAAACCAGTGGGATGAGTCAAAATAG